A stretch of Ciconia boyciana chromosome 18, ASM3463844v1, whole genome shotgun sequence DNA encodes these proteins:
- the SURF4 gene encoding surfeit locus protein 4 encodes MGQNDIMSTAEDFADQFLRVTKQYLPHVARLCLISTFLEDGIRMWFQWSEQRDYIDGTWNCGYFLASIFVFINLFGQLSGCILVLSRNFVQYACFGLFGIIALQTIAYSILWDLKFLMRNLALGGGLLLLLAESRSEGKSMFAGVPTMRESSPKQYMQLGGRVLLVLMFMTLLHFDMNFFSILQNIVGTALIILVAIGFKTKLAALTLVIWLFGINIYFNAFWTVPAYKPMHDFLKYDFFQTMSVIGGLLLVVALGPGGVSMDEKKKEW; translated from the exons TTCCTGAGGGTGACGAAGCAGTACCTCCCTCACGTGGCCCGCCTGTGCCTGATCAGCACCTTCCTGGAGGATGGCATCCGCATGTGGTTCCAGTGGAGTGAACAGAGGGATTACATTGATGGCACATGGAACTGTGGCTATTTCCTGGCCTCCATCTTTGTGTTCATAAATCTCTTCGGACAGCTGA GCGGCTGTATCCTGGTGCTGAGTAGGAACTTTGTGCAATATGCCTGCTTTGGACTGTTTGGAATTATAGCATTACAG ACTATTGCATACAGCATTCTATGGGACCTGAAGTTCTTGATGAG GAACCTTGCCCTTGGGGGaggcttgctgctgcttttggctgaGTCGCGCTCAGAGGGGAAGAGCATGTTTGCTGGTGTCCCTACCATGCGGGAAAGCTCTCCCAAGCAGTACATGCAGCTGGGGGGCCGTGTGCTGCTGGTGCTCATGTTCATGACACTGCTACATTTTGATATGAACTTCTTTTCT ATTCTGCAGAACATTGTGGGCACAGCCCTGATTATCTTGGTGGCAATTGGCTTCAAGACTAAGCTGGCTGCCTTGACTCTAGTCATCTGGCTGTTTGGCATCAACATCTACTTCAATGCCTTCTGGACCGTCCCAGCCTACAAGCCCATGCACGACTTCCTCAAATATGATTTCTTCCAGACCATGTCTGTAATTGGAGGGCTCCTCCTCGTGGTTGCACTGGGCCCTGGTGGAGTCTCCAtggatgagaagaaaaaagagtgGTAA